In one Alnus glutinosa chromosome 12, dhAlnGlut1.1, whole genome shotgun sequence genomic region, the following are encoded:
- the LOC133851102 gene encoding serine hydroxymethyltransferase, mitochondrial, which yields MAMAMALRRIASSVDKPIRPLFNGASLYYMSSLPNEAVYEKEKTRVTWPKQLNAPLEVVDPEIANIIELEKARQWKGLELIPSENFTSVSVMEAVGSIMTNKYSEGYPGARYYGGNEYIDMAESLCQKRALEAFRLDPAKWGVNVQPLSGSPANFQVYTALLKPHERIMALDLPHGGHLSHGYQTDTKKISAVSIFFETMPYRLDESTGYIDYDQLEKSATLFRPKLIVAGASAYARLYDYARIRKVCDKQKAILLADMAHISGLVAAGVIPSPFEYADVVTTTTHKSLRGPRGAMIFFRKGLKEINKQGKEVLYDYEDKINQAVFPGLQGGPHNHTIAGLAVALKQATTPEYRGYQEQVLSNCTKFAQRLINNGYELVSGGTENHLVLVNLKNKGIDGSRVEKVLESVHIAANKNTVPGDVSAMVPGGIRMGTPALTSRGFVEEDFAKVADFFDAAVKLALKIKAETKGTKLKDFLATMQSASHFQSEIAKLRHDVEEYAKQFPTIGFEKETMKYGN from the exons atggcAATGGCAATGGCGCTTCGCAGGATTGCCTCTTCCGTCGACAAGCCGATTCGCCCCCTCTTCAATGGCGCCTCCCTCTATTACATG tCATCGTTGCCAAACGAGGCTGTCTACGAGAAGGAAAAAACCCGCGTCACA TGGCCAAAGCAATTGAATGCTCCGCTAGAGGTTGTGGATCCGGAGATTGCTAACATTATAGAGCTTGAGAAAGCTAGACAATGGAAG GGGCTAGAACTTATACCCTCAGAGAACTTCACCTCTGTCTCTGTAATGGAAGCAGTTGGATCTATCATGACTAACAAATACAGTGAAGGATATCCTGGTGCTAGATACTATGGAGGAAACGA GTACATTGACATGGCAGAATCCTTATGCCAGAAGCGTGCTTTGGAGGCATTTCGGTTGGATCCAGCAAAATGGGGAG TGAACGTGCAGCCTCTATCTGGGTCTCCAGCTAATTTTCAAGTTTACACTGCGTTGTTAAAACCTCATGAAAGAATCATGGCACTTGATCTTCCTCATGGTGGGCATCTTTCTCATGGCTATCAG ACTGACACCAAAAAGATATCTGCAGTCTCTATATTTTTTGAGACAATGCCATATAGATTGGATGAGAGCACCGGCTATATTGACTATGACCAG TTGGAGAAAAGTGCCACACTCTTCAGGCCAAAGTTGATAGTAGCTGGTGCTAGTGCTTATGCGCGACTGTATGATTATGCGCGTATTCGCAAG GTCTGTGACAAACAGAAAGCTATATTGTTGGCAGATATGGCACATATTAGTGGGCTGGTTGCAGCTGGTGTCATCCCATCACCTTTTGAGTATGCAGATGTTGTGACCACCACAACTCACAAGTCTCTTCGTGGGCCACGTGGAGCCATGATTTTCTTCAGGAAGGGATTAAAAGAGATTAACAAACAAGGGAAAGAG GTTTTGTATGATTATGAAGACAAAATAAATCAGGCAGTTTTTCCTGGACTTCAAGGTGGCCCACACAACCACACAATTGCTGGTTTAGCAGTTGCACTGAAACAG GCTACAACTCCAGAATACAGAGGCTATCAAGAGCAAGTTCTCAGTAATTGCACAAAATTTGCACAG CGTCTGATCAATAATGGCTATGAACTTGTTTCTGGTGGTACTGAGAACCACCTAGTCTTGGTGAATTTGAAGAACAAG GGTATTGATGGCTCCAGAGTTGAGAAGGTGTTGGAATCTGTTCACATTGCAGCCAACAAAAACACTGTTCCTGGAGATGTGTCTGCCATGGTTCCTGGTGGCATCAGGATGG GAACCCCGGCTCTTACTTCTAGGGGATTTGTTGAGGAGGATTTTGCTAAGGTAGCAGATTTCTTTGATGCTGCTGTGAAGTTGGCATTGAAGATCAAGGCAGAAACTAAAG GAACAAAGTTGAAGGACTTCTTGGCTACAATGCAGTCCGCTTCTCACTTTCAATCTGAGATCGCAAAGCTCCGCCATGATGTTGAGGAGTATGCAAAGCAATTTCCTACTATAGGGTTTGAGAAAGAAACCATGAAGTACGGGAACTGA